In Hyphomicrobiales bacterium, a single window of DNA contains:
- a CDS encoding argininosuccinate synthase encodes MSKQKIRKVVLAYSGGLDTSIILKWLQTEYDAEVVTFTADLGQGGELEPARKKAELLGIKEIFIEDLREEFIRDFVFPMFRANAVYEGVYLLGTSIARPLIAKRLIEIAEQTGADAISHGATGKGNDQVRFELTAYALNPDIKIIAPWREWQFKSRTDLIEFAEAHQIQVAKDKRGEAPFSVDANLLHSSSEGKVLEDPWEEPPPYVYQRTIAPEDAPDTATYIEVSFKNGDAVAINGQAMSPATLFTELNRLGHDNGIGRLDLVENRFVGMKSRGVYETPGGTILGVAHRAMESITLDREAAHLKDSFMPRYAELVYYGFWFAPEREMLQAMIDKSQEHVEGDVRLKLYKGNVIVVGRRSPKSLYKNDLVTFEDDRGAYDQKDAAGFIRLNALRLRTLAARKRNT; translated from the coding sequence ATGTCGAAACAGAAAATCCGCAAAGTCGTGCTCGCCTATTCCGGCGGACTGGATACCTCCATCATCCTCAAGTGGTTGCAGACCGAATATGATGCGGAGGTCGTGACCTTCACAGCCGACCTCGGACAGGGCGGCGAACTCGAGCCTGCCCGCAAGAAGGCCGAGTTGCTCGGCATCAAGGAAATCTTCATCGAGGACCTGCGCGAGGAATTCATCCGCGACTTCGTCTTCCCGATGTTCCGCGCCAATGCCGTCTACGAGGGCGTCTATCTGCTGGGCACGTCCATCGCCCGTCCGCTCATTGCCAAGCGCCTGATCGAGATCGCCGAACAGACCGGAGCCGACGCCATCTCCCACGGCGCCACGGGCAAGGGCAACGACCAGGTGCGCTTCGAACTGACCGCCTATGCCCTCAACCCCGACATCAAGATCATTGCACCCTGGCGCGAGTGGCAGTTCAAGAGCCGCACCGACCTGATCGAATTCGCCGAAGCCCACCAAATCCAGGTGGCCAAGGACAAGCGCGGCGAGGCGCCCTTCTCGGTTGACGCCAACCTGTTGCACTCCTCTTCGGAAGGCAAGGTGCTGGAGGACCCGTGGGAAGAGCCGCCGCCTTACGTCTACCAGCGCACCATTGCGCCCGAGGATGCGCCCGACACAGCGACCTACATCGAGGTGAGCTTCAAGAACGGCGATGCGGTGGCGATCAACGGCCAGGCCATGAGTCCCGCCACGCTGTTCACCGAATTGAACCGCCTCGGCCACGACAATGGCATCGGCCGCCTCGACCTCGTGGAAAACCGCTTCGTCGGCATGAAGTCGCGCGGGGTCTATGAGACCCCCGGCGGCACCATCCTCGGTGTGGCGCACCGCGCCATGGAATCGATCACGCTCGACCGCGAAGCCGCCCACCTCAAGGACTCGTTCATGCCGCGCTATGCGGAACTGGTCTATTACGGCTTCTGGTTCGCGCCCGAGCGCGAGATGCTGCAGGCAATGATCGACAAGAGCCAGGAGCATGTGGAAGGCGACGTCCGCCTGAAGCTCTACAAGGGCAATGTCATCGTCGTGGGCCGCCGCTCGCCCAAGTCGCTCTACAAGAACGACCTCGTCACCTTCGAGGACGACCGCGGCGCCTACGACCAGAAGGATGCCGCCGGCTTCATCCGCCTCAATGCGCTCCGCCTGCGCACACTGGCGGCGCGCAAGCGCAATACCTGA
- a CDS encoding ABC transporter permease: MSTTGLPPSTRDTSFDAFGFIARFAPLIFLLVLMAIFAIMEPRFLSSINLFNVMRQVSITGLLAIGMTFVILTAGIDLSVGSLLAFAGLVAAAVAKGGMQDRFTVGDDAVGYGWPLAALAAIIVGLIGGYLQGFSITRLKVPPFVVTLGGMSVFRGAALLFAAGGPISGFDKAFTWWGQGKIGPMPVPVIIFLVAAAIAHVVLRYMRFGRRVYAVGGNPEAARLSGLNVNAIICSVYVIMGFFAGLGAFVLSARLNSAEAVAGTGYELTVIASVVIGGTSLFGGVGTIFGTVIGTILIGVLLNGLVLMNVSSYIQQIIIGVIIVLAVAFDTFAKSRRKRG; encoded by the coding sequence ATGTCCACGACCGGCCTTCCGCCCAGCACGCGCGATACATCCTTCGATGCCTTCGGCTTCATTGCGCGTTTCGCCCCGCTCATCTTCCTGCTCGTCCTCATGGCGATCTTTGCCATCATGGAGCCGCGCTTCCTCTCCTCGATCAATCTCTTCAACGTCATGCGCCAGGTGTCGATCACCGGGCTCCTCGCCATCGGCATGACCTTCGTCATTCTCACAGCCGGCATCGATCTCTCGGTGGGCTCGCTCCTCGCCTTTGCGGGGCTAGTGGCCGCCGCGGTGGCCAAGGGCGGCATGCAGGACCGTTTCACCGTGGGCGATGATGCGGTGGGCTACGGCTGGCCGCTCGCGGCGCTGGCCGCTATCATCGTGGGATTGATCGGCGGATACCTGCAAGGCTTTTCCATCACACGCCTCAAGGTGCCGCCCTTCGTGGTGACGCTGGGCGGCATGTCGGTCTTCCGTGGCGCGGCGCTGCTGTTTGCGGCGGGTGGGCCGATCAGCGGATTCGACAAGGCCTTCACCTGGTGGGGACAGGGCAAGATCGGACCCATGCCCGTGCCTGTGATCATCTTTCTTGTCGCGGCCGCCATTGCCCATGTGGTGCTGCGCTACATGCGCTTCGGCCGGCGTGTCTATGCGGTGGGGGGCAATCCCGAGGCGGCGCGGCTGTCGGGCCTCAATGTCAATGCCATCATCTGCAGCGTCTATGTGATCATGGGGTTCTTCGCGGGATTGGGCGCCTTCGTGCTTTCGGCGCGCCTCAACTCGGCAGAGGCCGTGGCGGGCACGGGCTATGAGCTCACCGTCATCGCATCCGTCGTGATCGGCGGCACCAGTCTTTTCGGCGGCGTTGGCACCATCTTCGGCACGGTGATCGGAACAATCCTGATCGGCGTGCTGCTCAATGGCCTCGTGCTGATGAATGTCTCCAGTTACATCCAGCAGATCATCATCGGTGTCATCATCGTGCTGGCGGTGGCCTTCGACACCTTCGCCAAATCCCGCCGCAAGCGGGGCTAA
- a CDS encoding sugar ABC transporter ATP-binding protein: MQTPSDDGPPLLRMTGISKSFPGVKALENVDFAVGTGEIHAFLGENGAGKSTLLKILSGAQAPDSGTIALDGKPVVFATPQEAQRAGIVTIYQEFTLAPDMSIAENVFVGRELGSRFFVSHRQMEEETRKLSKRIGLDRSPATRVRDLAVAEQQMVEIARALSMKSRIIVMDEPTSALSRSEVEKLYAIIRALKADGISTIFVTHRLDEVFEICDSYTVLRDGHHVGQGRVADTSIEGIIRMMVGRDVGLLAHRQDTSATAEVALEVRNLTRRRKATDASAIELHDVSFSVHKGEILGIAGLVGAGRTESARAIFGADRLDSGEVRVGGRAVAIASPADAIAHGIGLVPEDRKQQALFLGLAIRTNLSMAAHDRITGWGSFINVRREKDLVEDYRRKLNIRMTSDEQLVGNLSGGNQQKVVLARWLALRPSVLIVDEPTRGIDVGAKVEVHNLLIEMAREGIAIIVISSELPEILALADRIVTMREGRVTGNVPGPGATQEQLMTLMTLSKPKAA; encoded by the coding sequence ATGCAGACTCCTTCCGACGACGGGCCGCCCCTGCTGCGCATGACGGGCATTTCCAAGTCCTTTCCGGGCGTGAAGGCGCTTGAGAACGTGGACTTCGCGGTGGGTACTGGCGAAATTCATGCCTTTCTCGGCGAGAACGGCGCCGGCAAATCCACGCTGCTGAAAATTCTCTCCGGTGCGCAGGCACCCGACTCCGGCACGATTGCCCTCGACGGAAAACCCGTGGTGTTTGCAACGCCGCAGGAAGCCCAGCGCGCCGGCATCGTGACCATCTACCAGGAATTCACCCTGGCGCCCGACATGAGCATCGCCGAAAACGTGTTCGTGGGCCGGGAACTGGGATCACGCTTCTTCGTCAGCCATCGCCAGATGGAGGAAGAGACGCGCAAATTGTCGAAGCGGATCGGACTCGACCGCAGTCCCGCGACGCGGGTGCGCGACCTGGCCGTGGCCGAGCAGCAGATGGTGGAGATTGCGCGGGCGCTCTCCATGAAATCGCGGATCATCGTGATGGATGAACCCACGTCCGCGCTCAGCAGGTCAGAGGTCGAGAAACTCTACGCCATCATCCGGGCCCTGAAGGCCGACGGCATTTCAACCATCTTTGTCACGCACCGGCTGGATGAAGTGTTCGAGATCTGTGACAGCTACACGGTCCTGCGCGACGGACACCATGTCGGCCAGGGGCGCGTCGCCGACACGAGCATCGAAGGCATCATCCGCATGATGGTGGGACGCGATGTGGGCCTCCTTGCCCACCGGCAGGATACCAGCGCCACGGCGGAGGTGGCACTGGAGGTGCGCAACCTCACCCGCCGCCGCAAGGCCACCGACGCCAGTGCCATCGAACTCCACGACGTCTCCTTTTCCGTACACAAGGGTGAAATCCTCGGCATCGCGGGCCTTGTCGGGGCGGGCCGCACGGAATCGGCGCGCGCCATCTTCGGCGCCGACAGGCTCGACAGCGGCGAGGTGCGCGTGGGCGGCAGGGCCGTTGCCATCGCCAGTCCGGCCGACGCCATTGCCCACGGCATCGGCCTCGTTCCCGAAGACCGCAAGCAGCAGGCGCTGTTCCTCGGACTCGCCATCCGCACCAACCTGTCGATGGCTGCTCATGACCGCATCACCGGGTGGGGGTCCTTCATCAACGTACGGCGGGAAAAGGATCTCGTCGAAGACTACCGCCGCAAGCTCAACATCCGCATGACGTCGGACGAGCAACTGGTCGGCAACCTCTCCGGCGGCAACCAGCAGAAGGTGGTGCTGGCGCGCTGGCTCGCCTTGCGGCCCAGCGTGCTGATCGTCGATGAACCGACACGCGGCATCGACGTCGGCGCCAAGGTCGAGGTGCACAACCTGCTCATCGAGATGGCGCGGGAGGGCATTGCCATCATCGTCATCTCATCGGAGCTGCCGGAAATCCTGGCGCTGGCCGACAGAATCGTCACCATGCGCGAGGGGCGCGTCACCGGAAACGTGCCGGGCCCCGGTGCCACGCAGGAACAACTGATGACGCTGATGACGCTTTCCAAACCAAAGGCTGCCTGA
- a CDS encoding substrate-binding domain-containing protein, which translates to MTRITRRTLVAGVAAAALLGSATVALAADKILASVPGLSFPFFVHMMNAFKAEIGKQGYEAVESDGQVSSPKQTADIEAAIAQGVKGIVISPNEVDAMAPALQQAVEAGIPVVTVDRRVPSVEGILGHIGADNVKGGEAQGNLIKQLYPDGATIVNLQGQSGASPAIDRNKGLHNVLDGDAKYKIVFEQTAGFARDKGLSVTEAALSGLAEPPKVIVAANDDMALGAMEAVKARNLTGIAIIGFDALPEALAQVRDGGLTATIEQFPGQQSALGVQTLVAFLKDGTKPAEQVHLITPVAVTKDNLNIAERLGEVK; encoded by the coding sequence ATGACGCGCATTACCCGACGTACACTTGTAGCAGGCGTGGCCGCGGCCGCGCTGCTCGGCAGTGCCACCGTGGCGCTGGCCGCTGACAAGATCCTGGCGTCTGTGCCGGGATTGAGCTTTCCGTTCTTTGTTCACATGATGAATGCCTTCAAGGCGGAGATTGGCAAGCAGGGCTACGAAGCCGTGGAGAGCGACGGCCAGGTTTCGTCTCCCAAGCAGACGGCGGATATCGAAGCCGCCATCGCGCAGGGCGTGAAAGGCATCGTGATCAGCCCCAATGAAGTGGACGCCATGGCACCGGCGCTGCAACAGGCGGTGGAAGCGGGTATTCCCGTCGTCACCGTTGACCGCCGCGTGCCTTCGGTTGAAGGCATTCTCGGCCACATCGGCGCCGACAACGTGAAGGGCGGCGAAGCCCAGGGCAATCTCATCAAGCAGCTCTATCCCGATGGTGCGACCATCGTGAACCTGCAGGGACAATCGGGTGCCTCGCCCGCCATCGACCGCAACAAGGGCCTGCATAACGTGCTGGACGGCGATGCGAAGTACAAGATCGTGTTCGAGCAGACGGCAGGCTTCGCCCGCGACAAGGGCCTGTCGGTGACGGAAGCCGCCCTCTCCGGTCTGGCTGAGCCGCCGAAGGTGATCGTGGCTGCCAACGACGACATGGCGCTCGGCGCCATGGAAGCGGTGAAGGCCCGCAATCTCACGGGCATCGCCATCATCGGCTTCGACGCCCTGCCCGAGGCACTGGCGCAGGTCCGTGACGGCGGCCTCACGGCGACGATCGAGCAGTTCCCGGGCCAACAGAGCGCGCTCGGCGTGCAGACGCTGGTGGCCTTCCTGAAGGATGGCACGAAGCCTGCCGAGCAAGTCCACCTGATCACGCCCGTGGCCGTGACCAAGGACAATCTCAACATCGCCGAACGCCTGGGCGAAGTGAAGTAA
- a CDS encoding L,D-transpeptidase → MKRRLFLAGAASALLASPALARKDLNEAEWVTGIIPEKPFDIQLMNLERIPPAFRRQDVRWNGREEAGSVVVDVAARHLYVIGGQGKAIRFGIAVGREGVGWSGTTVVGRKARWPTWTPTAGMRQRNPKLPVQVKGGPENPLGARALYLYRDGRDTLYRIHGTNEPWSIGKAASSGCFRMLNEDVFELYGSVPVGARVFVR, encoded by the coding sequence ATGAAGAGACGGCTGTTCCTCGCGGGTGCCGCAAGCGCGCTGCTGGCGTCACCGGCCCTTGCGCGCAAGGACCTGAATGAAGCCGAGTGGGTGACGGGAATCATCCCCGAGAAACCGTTCGACATCCAGTTGATGAACCTGGAGCGCATCCCGCCGGCCTTTCGCAGGCAGGATGTGCGCTGGAACGGCCGTGAAGAGGCGGGGTCTGTGGTGGTCGATGTGGCCGCGCGGCATCTCTACGTCATCGGGGGACAGGGCAAGGCGATCCGCTTCGGCATTGCCGTGGGACGCGAGGGCGTGGGGTGGTCCGGCACGACGGTGGTGGGCCGGAAGGCCAGGTGGCCGACGTGGACGCCCACCGCCGGCATGCGCCAGCGCAATCCCAAGCTGCCGGTGCAGGTGAAGGGCGGGCCGGAGAATCCGCTGGGTGCGCGTGCACTCTATCTCTATCGCGATGGGCGCGACACGCTCTATCGCATCCACGGCACGAATGAACCGTGGTCCATCGGCAAGGCCGCATCCTCCGGCTGTTTCCGCATGCTGAACGAAGACGTGTTCGAGCTTTACGGCAGTGTGCCAGTGGGGGCTCGTGTATTCGTCAGGTGA
- a CDS encoding dihydroxy-acid dehydratase family protein has protein sequence MSKSPAKPLKFRSQAWFDNPANADMTALYIERYLNYGFTQGELQGGKPIIGIAQTGSDLSPCNRAHVDWVRRVRDGITAAGGIPLEFPIHPIQETGKRPTASIDRNLAYLSLVEVLHGYPIDGVVLTIGCDKTTPACLMAAATVDIPAIALSSGPMLNGDYKGQRTGSGTIVWLAREKLATGEIDYNGFVDLVASSAPSTGYCNTMGTASTMNSLAEALGMCLPGNAVIPAPYRERGQMAFETGKRIVEMVHEDLTPSKIMTRKAFENAIRVNTAIGGSTNAPNHLNAIARHLGLQLDVIDWETQGHDLPLLVNMQPAGEYLGEDFHRAGGVPAVIAELIAAGKIHEDCITANGKTLGENCKGKFSWNRKVIREFNDPLKKRAGFKMLKGNLFDSAIMKTSVISEEFQQRYLSNPKDPNAFEAKAIVFDGPEDYHANIDNKTLNVDENTILFIRGVGPLGYPGAAEVVNMRAPSYLLEKGVRSLPCVGDGRQSGTSGSPSILNASPEAAAGGGLALLKNGDMVRVDLNTGDCNMLVSEAELKTRREELEKNGGYKVPESQTPWQEIFRKEVDQLSNGMVMKGATKFQRVAKVHPVPRDNH, from the coding sequence ATGTCCAAATCCCCCGCCAAACCCCTCAAGTTCCGCTCGCAGGCCTGGTTCGACAATCCTGCCAATGCCGACATGACGGCGCTCTACATCGAGCGCTATCTCAACTACGGCTTCACGCAAGGCGAGTTGCAGGGCGGCAAGCCGATCATCGGCATCGCGCAGACGGGTTCCGACCTCAGCCCGTGCAACCGCGCCCATGTGGACTGGGTGCGCCGCGTGCGCGACGGCATCACGGCGGCGGGCGGCATTCCGCTGGAATTTCCGATCCATCCGATCCAGGAAACGGGCAAGCGCCCCACCGCCTCGATTGACCGCAACCTCGCCTATCTGTCGCTCGTCGAAGTGCTGCACGGCTATCCCATCGATGGCGTGGTGCTCACCATCGGCTGCGACAAGACCACGCCGGCCTGCCTGATGGCGGCGGCAACGGTTGATATTCCGGCCATCGCACTCTCGTCCGGTCCGATGCTGAACGGCGACTACAAGGGCCAGCGCACGGGTTCCGGAACGATCGTCTGGCTGGCGCGCGAAAAACTCGCCACCGGCGAAATCGACTACAACGGCTTCGTTGATCTCGTGGCCTCGTCGGCACCCTCCACCGGTTACTGCAATACGATGGGCACGGCCTCGACCATGAACTCGCTGGCGGAGGCGCTGGGCATGTGTCTTCCCGGAAATGCGGTTATCCCCGCGCCTTATCGCGAGCGTGGGCAAATGGCATTCGAGACGGGCAAGCGCATCGTCGAGATGGTGCATGAGGACCTGACGCCCTCCAAGATCATGACGCGCAAGGCCTTCGAGAATGCCATCCGCGTCAACACCGCGATTGGCGGTTCGACCAATGCGCCAAATCACCTCAATGCCATTGCACGCCATCTCGGCCTTCAGCTCGATGTGATCGACTGGGAAACGCAGGGCCATGATCTTCCGCTGCTGGTCAACATGCAGCCCGCAGGCGAATACCTGGGCGAGGACTTCCATCGCGCCGGTGGCGTTCCTGCCGTGATCGCGGAGCTGATTGCCGCCGGAAAGATCCACGAAGACTGCATCACCGCCAACGGCAAGACGCTGGGTGAAAACTGCAAGGGCAAGTTCTCCTGGAACCGCAAGGTGATACGCGAATTCAATGACCCGCTGAAGAAGCGCGCCGGATTCAAGATGCTGAAGGGCAACCTGTTCGATTCCGCCATCATGAAGACGAGCGTGATCTCGGAGGAATTCCAGCAGCGCTATCTCTCCAACCCGAAGGACCCCAATGCCTTCGAGGCCAAGGCCATCGTCTTCGACGGGCCGGAAGACTATCATGCCAACATCGACAACAAGACGCTCAACGTGGATGAGAATACCATTCTCTTCATCCGCGGGGTGGGCCCGCTTGGTTATCCCGGTGCGGCGGAAGTGGTGAACATGCGCGCGCCGAGCTATCTCCTCGAAAAGGGCGTGCGGTCGCTGCCGTGCGTCGGCGATGGCCGGCAATCGGGCACCAGCGGCTCGCCCTCCATTCTCAATGCCTCGCCGGAAGCTGCGGCAGGCGGTGGCCTGGCGCTCCTCAAGAATGGCGACATGGTGCGCGTCGACCTCAACACCGGCGACTGCAACATGCTGGTGAGTGAAGCGGAATTGAAGACGCGCCGCGAAGAGCTTGAGAAGAACGGCGGCTACAAGGTGCCGGAATCGCAGACGCCGTGGCAGGAAATCTTCCGCAAGGAGGTGGACCAGTTGTCCAACGGCATGGTGATGAAGGGCGCCACCAAGTTCCAGCGCGTGGCGAAGGTTCATCCGGTCCCACGGGACAATCACTGA
- a CDS encoding NAD(P)-dependent oxidoreductase, with translation MAAKKKAVSKAVARRAVRKAVAKAVKTVTKAQSKIQSKAAAPPAPRKAVRPPDIHPARLQKQDYAINFSDLHPRLTDHEALVEADRCFFCHDAPCQTACPTSIDIPMFIREIQGGHPKSAAKTIFDQNIFGGMCARVCPVETLCEQVCVRNTSEGKPVKIGMLQRYATDAAMAERKHPYSRAKSTGKTVAVVGAGPAGLACAHRLAMRGHDVTVFDARPKAGGLNEYGIASYKAVDDFAQKEVDFILSIGGITVEHGKALGKDLKLADLQSRFGAVFLGLGLQGVNALGTRDENSKGIEDAVGYIAELRQSKDLAKLPVGRKVLVIGGGMTAIDVAVQSKLLGAEEVTVLYRRGQEQMKASRFEQELAQTRGVKIRHWVAPRKVVVVEGRARGLVCEYMKDQKGKLIGTGETFTLEADMIFKAIGQTFIDVNGGSLGLDGGRIRVDADRRTTVRGIWAGGDCAAGGNDLTVAAVDDGRRAAESIHAFLNA, from the coding sequence ATGGCTGCCAAGAAGAAAGCTGTCAGCAAGGCCGTTGCCCGCCGCGCAGTGCGCAAGGCCGTGGCCAAGGCCGTGAAGACGGTCACAAAGGCCCAATCAAAGATCCAGTCCAAGGCTGCGGCCCCACCGGCCCCGCGCAAGGCCGTACGGCCTCCCGACATTCATCCCGCGCGTCTGCAGAAGCAGGATTACGCCATCAATTTTTCCGATCTGCACCCGCGCCTCACCGATCACGAGGCCCTGGTGGAAGCAGACCGCTGCTTCTTCTGCCACGACGCGCCGTGCCAGACGGCCTGCCCCACGTCGATCGACATTCCCATGTTCATCCGGGAAATCCAGGGCGGCCATCCCAAGTCGGCCGCGAAGACGATCTTCGACCAGAACATCTTCGGCGGCATGTGCGCCCGCGTCTGCCCGGTGGAAACGCTCTGCGAGCAGGTCTGCGTGCGCAACACCTCGGAGGGCAAGCCCGTCAAGATCGGCATGCTGCAGCGCTATGCCACCGACGCCGCCATGGCCGAACGGAAGCACCCCTATTCCCGCGCGAAATCCACGGGCAAGACGGTGGCCGTGGTGGGGGCCGGTCCCGCCGGCCTCGCCTGCGCCCACCGCCTCGCCATGCGTGGCCACGATGTGACCGTGTTCGATGCGCGGCCCAAGGCGGGCGGCCTCAACGAATACGGCATCGCCTCCTACAAGGCGGTGGACGATTTCGCCCAGAAGGAAGTGGACTTCATCCTGTCGATCGGCGGCATCACCGTCGAGCATGGCAAGGCGCTGGGCAAGGACCTGAAACTCGCCGACCTGCAATCGCGCTTCGGTGCCGTCTTCCTCGGCCTCGGCCTGCAAGGCGTCAATGCGTTGGGTACCAGGGACGAGAACAGCAAGGGCATCGAGGACGCCGTCGGCTACATCGCCGAACTGCGCCAGTCGAAAGACCTTGCGAAGCTGCCCGTCGGCCGCAAGGTGCTGGTGATCGGCGGCGGCATGACGGCGATCGATGTTGCCGTGCAATCGAAGCTCCTCGGCGCCGAAGAGGTGACAGTCCTCTATCGCCGCGGCCAGGAGCAGATGAAGGCAAGCCGTTTCGAGCAGGAGCTCGCCCAGACCCGTGGTGTCAAGATCAGGCATTGGGTGGCGCCACGGAAGGTTGTCGTTGTGGAAGGCCGCGCCCGCGGACTCGTGTGCGAATACATGAAGGACCAGAAGGGCAAGCTCATCGGCACCGGCGAGACCTTCACCCTCGAGGCAGACATGATCTTCAAGGCCATCGGCCAAACCTTCATCGATGTGAACGGCGGCAGCCTCGGCCTCGATGGCGGACGCATCCGTGTCGACGCCGACCGCCGCACCACGGTGCGCGGCATCTGGGCAGGTGGCGATTGTGCCGCTGGCGGAAACGACCTCACCGTCGCCGCCGTCGATGATGGCCGCCGTGCCGCTGAATCCATTCACGCCTTCCTGAACGCCTGA
- the preA gene encoding NAD-dependent dihydropyrimidine dehydrogenase subunit PreA has product MADLRSTFIGVKSPNPFWLASAPPTDKEYNVVRAFKAGWGGVVWKTLGEEGPPVVNVNGPRYGAIHGPDRRLLGLNNIELITDRPLEVNLREIKKVKREWPDRAMIVSLMVPCEEEPWKKILKRVEETDADAVELNFGCPHGMSERGMGAAVGQVPEYIEMVARWCKQHSRMPVIVKLTPNITDIRYPARAALRGGADAVSLINTISSIVSVDLDNFAPVPTIDGKGSHGGYCGPAVKPIALNMVAEIARDKETRGLPISAIGGVTTWRDAAEFISMSAGNVQVCTAAMTYGFRIVEEMKAGLARWMDEKGYRTIDDFRGRAVPNVTDWQYLNLNAISKAKIDQDLCIKCGRCFAACEDTSHQAIMKEKDGNRHFEVMDDECVACNLCVEVCPVENCITMVRQTGGVDPRTNKPISPDYANWTTHPNNPMSRKAAE; this is encoded by the coding sequence ATGGCAGACCTCCGCAGCACCTTCATCGGCGTCAAGTCGCCCAATCCCTTCTGGCTGGCCTCGGCCCCGCCCACCGACAAGGAATACAACGTCGTCCGTGCCTTCAAGGCGGGCTGGGGCGGCGTCGTGTGGAAGACGCTGGGCGAGGAAGGCCCGCCGGTCGTCAACGTCAACGGTCCCCGCTACGGCGCCATCCACGGCCCGGACCGCCGCCTGCTCGGCTTGAACAACATCGAACTGATCACCGACCGGCCGCTGGAGGTGAACCTCCGCGAGATCAAGAAAGTGAAGCGCGAATGGCCCGACCGCGCCATGATTGTCTCCCTCATGGTGCCCTGCGAGGAAGAGCCGTGGAAGAAGATCCTGAAGCGCGTCGAGGAAACCGACGCCGACGCCGTTGAACTCAACTTCGGCTGTCCCCATGGCATGAGCGAACGCGGCATGGGCGCCGCGGTGGGCCAGGTTCCCGAATACATCGAAATGGTGGCGCGCTGGTGCAAGCAGCACTCGCGCATGCCGGTGATCGTGAAGCTCACGCCCAATATCACCGACATCCGCTATCCCGCGCGCGCAGCCCTGCGCGGGGGTGCTGACGCTGTCTCTCTCATCAACACGATATCCTCCATCGTGTCGGTGGACCTCGACAACTTTGCACCGGTGCCCACCATCGACGGCAAGGGTTCGCACGGCGGCTATTGCGGCCCCGCGGTGAAGCCCATCGCCCTCAACATGGTGGCCGAGATCGCCCGCGACAAGGAAACCCGCGGGCTTCCCATTTCGGCCATCGGCGGCGTCACCACCTGGCGCGATGCGGCCGAATTCATCTCCATGTCGGCGGGCAACGTGCAGGTTTGCACGGCGGCCATGACCTACGGCTTCCGCATCGTCGAGGAAATGAAAGCGGGCCTCGCGCGCTGGATGGACGAGAAGGGCTACCGCACCATCGACGATTTCCGCGGCCGCGCCGTGCCCAACGTCACCGACTGGCAGTACCTCAACCTCAACGCCATTTCGAAGGCGAAGATCGACCAGGACCTCTGCATCAAGTGCGGGCGCTGCTTTGCCGCCTGCGAGGACACTTCGCACCAGGCGATCATGAAGGAGAAGGACGGCAACCGCCACTTCGAGGTCATGGACGACGAGTGCGTGGCCTGCAACCTCTGTGTGGAAGTCTGTCCAGTCGAAAACTGCATCACCATGGTGCGGCAGACGGGCGGCGTCGACCCCCGCACCAACAAGCCGATCTCACCCGACTACGCCAACTGGACAACCCACCCCAACAATCCCATGAGCCGCAAGGCGGCCGAGTGA
- a CDS encoding universal stress protein: MAYKTILLCLTEIDRVPQLVAAGRKLAADHDAHVTGLYIIPGIQVYPNAGLAAVPDVYDGNRKHFIANKAEVKAKFEDTMKAEGLSFSFQEVDATTPLLSSAVVEQCRSADIVVVSAVNPDESLGAEYDFVQRVVIAAGRPVLILPRTGTAELNYTEAIVGWDGGREAARAAFDAVPLLKKAKRVQLARVDEPARGQMGGADIAEGLARHKIKVEILSISSDGMSAGATLLRSANDQGVGLLVMGAYGHSRFAEFVFGGATRHVIQHLDRPVLMSH; encoded by the coding sequence ATGGCCTATAAAACGATTCTGCTTTGCCTCACCGAGATTGACCGCGTGCCGCAACTGGTGGCCGCCGGCCGCAAGCTCGCTGCCGACCATGACGCCCATGTCACCGGCCTCTACATCATCCCCGGCATCCAGGTTTATCCCAATGCGGGCCTCGCCGCGGTGCCGGACGTCTATGACGGCAACCGCAAGCACTTCATCGCCAACAAGGCCGAAGTGAAGGCCAAGTTCGAGGACACCATGAAGGCCGAGGGCCTGTCCTTCTCCTTCCAGGAAGTGGATGCCACGACGCCGCTTCTCTCTTCCGCCGTGGTGGAACAATGCCGCAGCGCCGACATCGTCGTCGTCTCCGCCGTCAACCCGGATGAATCGCTCGGCGCCGAATATGATTTCGTGCAGCGCGTGGTGATCGCCGCCGGCCGCCCGGTGCTGATCCTGCCGCGCACCGGAACGGCCGAACTGAACTACACCGAAGCGATTGTCGGCTGGGATGGTGGCCGCGAAGCCGCCCGCGCCGCCTTCGATGCCGTGCCGCTGCTGAAGAAAGCGAAACGCGTTCAACTGGCCCGCGTCGATGAGCCCGCCCGCGGCCAGATGGGCGGTGCCGACATTGCCGAAGGCCTCGCCCGCCACAAGATCAAGGTCGAAATCCTCAGCATTTCGTCCGATGGCATGAGTGCGGGTGCCACGCTGCTGCGTTCCGCCAACGACCAGGGCGTGGGCCTGCTCGTCATGGGCGCCTATGGCCACAGCCGCTTCGCCGAATTCGTTTTCGGCGGCGCCACCCGCCACGTCATCCAGCATCTCGACCGCCCGGTCCTGATGTCGCACTGA